The Streptomyces sp. NBC_01275 genome has a segment encoding these proteins:
- a CDS encoding recombinase family protein: MGYARTSTARQELASQLEALHAADCHKVFQEQISTRIKVRPELEDALKLARQFKEAAPDTPVIFTVHELKRLARNAAELMTLSTELQADDIQLELLTGLLPGIYDPNGMGAMFFAVLAVAGQIERNYIREKTLEGQVSAAKKGNRGGRPKVIDDDMLTFALALKDKGVSVPEIAGKLTIKTGRNAGKTPSVASLYRAFAEAEQDATA; this comes from the coding sequence ATCGGGTACGCCAGGACGTCGACGGCCCGCCAGGAGCTGGCGAGCCAGCTCGAAGCCCTCCACGCGGCCGACTGCCACAAGGTGTTCCAGGAGCAGATCAGCACCCGGATCAAGGTGCGGCCCGAGCTGGAGGACGCGCTCAAACTGGCCCGCCAGTTCAAGGAGGCTGCCCCGGACACCCCGGTCATCTTCACCGTCCACGAGCTCAAGCGCCTGGCCCGCAACGCCGCCGAGCTCATGACACTGTCCACCGAGCTCCAGGCCGACGACATCCAGCTCGAACTCCTCACCGGCCTGCTGCCCGGCATCTACGACCCCAACGGCATGGGCGCCATGTTCTTCGCCGTGCTCGCCGTCGCCGGGCAGATCGAACGCAACTACATCCGGGAGAAGACCCTGGAGGGCCAGGTCTCGGCCGCGAAGAAGGGCAACCGCGGAGGACGGCCCAAGGTCATCGACGACGACATGCTCACCTTCGCCCTCGCCTTGAAGGACAAGGGCGTCTCCGTACCCGAGATCGCGGGCAAGCTCACCATCAAGACCGGCAGGAACGCGGGCAAGACGCCGTCGGTCGCCTCGCTGTACCGGGCCTTCGCCGAAGCCGAGCAGGACGCGACCGCGTGA